Proteins encoded in a region of the Methanofollis tationis genome:
- a CDS encoding MATE family efflux transporter gives MQNTGQEPSERTGTTEGVALLTGDPKRAILKLSVPMIAAMLLMSTYNLVDAIWVAGLGSDALAAVGFMTPVFMILMGLSVGLGAGVTSAIARRIGAGNREGADNTAVHAILLSLVLSAALTLPLILLAGPVAVLLGAGDTAGLATVYGQTLFTGTVFVLFTNIAYAILRAEGDMTRTMYAMGASSIINIVLDPILIYGAGMGIAGAALATVISIALVSVVILFWFFVRKDTYVSLSRRVFSPDLSTIIDILKVGLPASLEFFLMSALAIIINALLVGISGTDAVAVYTTGWRVVMFAIIPFVGISTAVVSVGGAAYGARKYEHLKTVHTFSVGLGVVIAIAMSAITWLIAPQIALIFTYSPESAHLAPGIVVFLQIMCFFYPFVPPGIMSGSIFQGTGKGTTSLAISVLRNLLFITLFTWALAIPMGMGEAGVWWGIVAGDILGGIVGYLWARLYIARLIATANGPHTA, from the coding sequence ATGCAGAACACTGGACAAGAACCCTCTGAGCGGACGGGAACAACAGAGGGCGTCGCCCTCCTCACCGGCGACCCCAAGCGGGCGATCCTCAAACTCTCGGTCCCGATGATCGCCGCCATGCTCCTGATGTCGACCTACAACCTGGTCGATGCGATCTGGGTCGCGGGCCTCGGATCCGACGCCCTGGCCGCCGTCGGGTTCATGACCCCGGTCTTCATGATCCTCATGGGGCTTTCCGTCGGCCTCGGGGCCGGGGTCACCTCCGCGATCGCCCGGCGTATCGGGGCCGGGAACAGAGAAGGGGCCGACAACACCGCAGTCCACGCCATCCTCCTCTCTCTGGTGCTCTCCGCGGCCCTCACCCTCCCCCTCATCCTCCTCGCAGGCCCGGTCGCCGTCCTCCTCGGCGCCGGCGATACGGCCGGGCTTGCAACGGTGTACGGGCAGACCCTCTTCACCGGCACCGTCTTCGTCCTCTTCACCAACATCGCCTACGCCATCCTCAGGGCCGAGGGGGACATGACGCGGACGATGTACGCCATGGGCGCCTCATCGATCATCAACATCGTCCTGGACCCGATCCTCATCTACGGGGCCGGGATGGGGATCGCCGGTGCGGCCCTTGCGACGGTCATCTCAATCGCCCTCGTCTCGGTGGTGATCCTCTTCTGGTTCTTTGTGAGGAAGGACACCTATGTCTCCCTCTCACGGCGGGTGTTCTCGCCCGACCTGAGCACCATCATCGACATCCTGAAAGTGGGCCTGCCGGCAAGCCTCGAGTTCTTCCTGATGTCGGCCCTTGCCATCATCATCAACGCCCTCCTCGTCGGGATCTCAGGGACCGACGCCGTCGCCGTCTACACGACCGGGTGGCGGGTCGTGATGTTTGCGATCATCCCCTTCGTCGGCATCAGCACCGCAGTGGTCTCGGTCGGCGGGGCGGCGTACGGCGCCAGAAAATACGAACATCTCAAGACTGTCCATACCTTCTCGGTCGGGCTCGGCGTGGTGATTGCCATCGCAATGAGCGCCATAACCTGGCTCATCGCCCCGCAGATCGCCCTCATCTTCACCTACTCGCCGGAAAGCGCCCACCTCGCCCCGGGGATCGTCGTTTTTCTTCAGATCATGTGTTTCTTCTACCCCTTTGTGCCGCCGGGCATCATGTCGGGCTCGATCTTCCAGGGGACCGGAAAGGGCACGACCTCGCTTGCGATCAGCGTCCTGCGAAACCTCCTCTTCATCACCCTCTTCACCTGGGCCCTCGCGATCCCGATGGGCATGGGAGAGGCCGGGGTCTGGTGGGGGATCGTCGCAGGCGATATCCTCGGCGGGATCGTCGGCTACCTCTGGGCGCGGCTTTATATCGCCAGGCTCATCGCCACCGCGAATGGCCCGCACACCGCATAA
- a CDS encoding phosphoadenosine phosphosulfate reductase domain-containing protein — MFSIVNPEPNGNSLRPVDVAAMVEANREMLEIIEQTTVKKILAIYTKYKNKLDCFHVAFSGGKDSCVLLDLVKKALPKGSFVVVFGDTGMEFPDTYEVIRKTEKQCVKDEIPFYVAKSHLNPKESWELFGPPSRALRWCCSVHKSTPQTLKLREVTGKEDFIGLDFVGVRAQESVARSTYKYENYGAKQKGQFSHNSILEWTSAEVWLYIYANDLLINEAYKKGNGRAGCLFCPMSGGTSDYLRRASYPKEIDSYINLIKNTYDEDKRKKSNTESYILNGGWNARKNGRELSNNTFRCIEKTTNGILKITITAPDSDWLEWIKTLGDLHGENGDYYVQFDGECIRFSVKATKNGYIVTIPEVVLKDRPAFGKIFRQVFRKASYCKGCRVCETNCRNGCISFVNGKVRINNCIRCHECHAIDSGCLLFHSLRHPQGGGKPMKSLNSFADHAPKPEWLRSFFGLKDAFFSEHTLGPMMFDMFRRFLRDASLNEKNHFTPFAEFISQIGWETDTAQGLILINLVAENPQMEWYVINLDVGRPYARQVVEDMLTAVDIKPKDAKSIAKSYKRLVETPLGTSLHWGFVTEDGDLVRTKCSVGDPRVVLYGLFKFAEKCNDYKEFTLATLLNDSIDRDGISPTRIFGLDRDDMTPILLGLSAKYPEFITASFTHDLEKITLAKDKSSQDVLDLFKEEAANG; from the coding sequence GTGTTCAGCATTGTCAACCCTGAGCCGAACGGTAACTCCCTGCGTCCTGTTGATGTTGCTGCGATGGTCGAAGCAAACCGTGAAATGCTTGAAATCATCGAGCAGACCACGGTCAAAAAAATCTTGGCCATATATACCAAATACAAGAACAAACTCGACTGCTTCCACGTGGCGTTTTCGGGCGGAAAGGACAGTTGTGTCCTACTCGACCTTGTAAAGAAAGCCCTGCCCAAAGGCAGCTTCGTTGTGGTGTTTGGCGACACTGGCATGGAGTTTCCAGACACCTACGAGGTCATCAGGAAAACAGAAAAGCAGTGTGTTAAGGACGAAATACCGTTTTACGTCGCCAAATCCCACCTTAACCCGAAAGAATCGTGGGAACTGTTCGGTCCCCCATCCCGCGCATTACGTTGGTGTTGCTCGGTGCATAAAAGCACCCCGCAAACGTTGAAACTGAGAGAAGTGACCGGCAAAGAAGATTTTATTGGTCTTGATTTTGTTGGAGTTCGGGCGCAGGAGAGCGTTGCTCGAAGTACATACAAGTACGAAAACTATGGGGCAAAGCAAAAGGGTCAGTTTAGCCATAACTCAATACTTGAATGGACATCCGCGGAGGTATGGCTATATATATATGCAAATGATTTGTTGATTAACGAGGCCTATAAAAAGGGTAACGGTCGTGCCGGATGTTTGTTTTGCCCTATGTCGGGTGGCACAAGTGACTACTTGCGGCGAGCAAGTTACCCGAAAGAGATCGACAGCTACATCAATTTGATTAAAAACACCTATGACGAGGACAAGCGAAAGAAAAGCAACACTGAATCGTATATCCTAAACGGCGGTTGGAACGCAAGAAAGAATGGTCGTGAGTTATCGAACAATACGTTCCGATGTATTGAAAAAACTACAAACGGGATTCTGAAAATAACCATTACAGCCCCTGATTCCGACTGGCTGGAATGGATAAAAACACTTGGAGATTTACACGGTGAAAACGGTGATTACTACGTCCAATTTGACGGCGAATGCATACGATTTTCTGTTAAGGCAACAAAGAACGGGTATATTGTAACGATACCCGAAGTTGTACTGAAAGACAGACCTGCATTTGGGAAGATATTCCGGCAAGTATTCCGAAAAGCATCGTATTGCAAAGGTTGTCGAGTTTGCGAAACGAACTGCCGAAATGGATGTATAAGTTTTGTCAATGGCAAAGTCAGAATAAACAACTGTATTCGGTGTCACGAATGCCATGCAATCGATAGCGGCTGTCTATTGTTTCATTCGTTACGCCATCCACAGGGAGGAGGAAAACCAATGAAAAGTCTAAATTCATTCGCCGACCACGCTCCGAAGCCGGAGTGGTTGCGATCATTCTTTGGACTGAAGGATGCGTTCTTTTCGGAACATACTCTGGGACCGATGATGTTCGATATGTTCAGGCGTTTCCTTCGGGATGCTTCCTTAAATGAGAAGAACCACTTCACGCCGTTTGCAGAGTTCATTTCACAGATCGGCTGGGAAACAGACACTGCACAAGGTTTGATTCTTATCAACCTTGTCGCCGAAAACCCACAGATGGAGTGGTATGTCATTAATCTTGATGTCGGCAGACCCTATGCACGTCAGGTCGTCGAAGACATGCTGACAGCCGTTGATATCAAGCCTAAAGATGCTAAGTCAATCGCCAAATCCTATAAGCGTCTGGTCGAAACACCGCTCGGCACGAGCCTACACTGGGGATTTGTCACTGAAGACGGCGACCTCGTCCGCACAAAATGCTCGGTGGGCGATCCGCGTGTGGTCCTGTATGGCTTGTTCAAATTTGCGGAGAAGTGCAACGACTACAAAGAGTTCACGCTCGCTACACTCCTAAACGACAGCATCGACCGCGACGGAATAAGCCCTACACGCATCTTCGGCCTTGACCGCGACGATATGACGCCCATACTTTTAGGGCTGTCAGCAAAATACCCTGAGTTCATCACCGCGTCGTTCACGCATGACCTGGAGAAGATAACACTTGCGAAAGACAAGTCATCCCAAGATGTACTGGACTTGTTTAAGGAGGAGGCAGCAAATGGCTAA
- a CDS encoding RNA-guided endonuclease InsQ/TnpB family protein encodes MPKAYRYRLSPAKSQVTLLEQTLETCRWVYNETLAMRKNAWEQEQRSISYYESKRQIPLWKKERPELSTVYSQVLQDVSMRVDLAFKAFFRRVKAGEKEPGFPRFKGRGRYDSFTYPQYGFKIDGNTLTLSKIGDLRVVLHRPIEGTIKTLTIRRSATRKWYACFAVEYEPSPVPQKETTVGIDVGLESFATFSNGEKIENPRFFRTDEKALAKAQRKLSKAEKGTPERKKARKIVAHIHERIANRRLNFAHQTSRQLVDRFGTIVFEDLNVKNMQKNHYLARSIADVAWNMFITITGSKAEEAGSRVILVNPRNTSQMCSRCGMIVAKTLSDRVHSCPHCGLVMDRDQNAAINIMRLGLQSQG; translated from the coding sequence GTGCCTAAAGCGTACCGTTACCGACTCTCTCCCGCAAAGTCTCAGGTTACTCTCCTTGAGCAGACTCTTGAGACATGCCGGTGGGTCTACAACGAGACGCTTGCAATGCGAAAGAACGCATGGGAGCAGGAGCAGCGTTCTATCTCCTACTATGAGTCAAAACGCCAGATCCCTCTCTGGAAAAAAGAACGTCCTGAACTCTCCACGGTCTATTCTCAGGTCTTGCAGGATGTTTCCATGCGCGTGGATCTTGCCTTCAAAGCATTCTTCCGGCGCGTAAAAGCAGGAGAAAAAGAACCAGGATTCCCCCGGTTCAAGGGAAGAGGGCGATACGACAGTTTCACGTATCCACAGTATGGCTTCAAAATCGACGGGAACACCCTCACCCTCTCAAAAATAGGGGATCTCCGGGTCGTCCTCCACCGACCTATCGAAGGGACGATCAAGACCCTCACGATCCGGCGGTCAGCAACCAGGAAATGGTATGCCTGCTTTGCGGTCGAGTACGAACCGTCTCCTGTACCGCAGAAGGAGACAACAGTCGGGATCGATGTCGGGCTGGAGTCATTTGCCACCTTCTCAAACGGGGAGAAGATCGAGAACCCGCGGTTCTTCCGTACCGACGAGAAGGCTCTTGCAAAAGCACAGAGGAAACTCTCGAAAGCAGAGAAGGGCACTCCCGAACGGAAGAAAGCCCGGAAGATCGTCGCGCACATCCACGAACGGATCGCCAACAGGCGGCTCAATTTTGCTCATCAGACCTCCCGTCAATTGGTGGATCGGTTCGGTACGATTGTGTTCGAGGATCTAAACGTCAAGAATATGCAGAAGAACCACTATCTGGCAAGAAGCATTGCAGATGTCGCCTGGAATATGTTCATCACGATCACCGGGAGCAAAGCGGAAGAGGCTGGCTCACGCGTGATCCTGGTGAACCCCAGAAACACGTCTCAAATGTGCTCCAGATGTGGAATGATCGTCGCAAAGACACTTTCTGATCGCGTCCATTCCTGCCCGCATTGCGGGCTGGTGATGGATCGCGACCAGAACGCGGCGATCAATATTATGAGATTGGGACTGCAATCTCAGGGGTAA
- a CDS encoding transcriptional regulator FilR1 domain-containing protein gives MNDTMDTLEIFARHHDTVQRIFRSRLLLQILLSLGKGSKTLADLRSVTGSTSQSILPRIRFLEERHYIESRNDGYALTPQGKVLSSQIQDYLRSTILFDKNPKFWSSHYLEAIPEPFLCDIGDLADSEIVESSDADIFSVIQYFFEMMKDASWIHIISSFMSHPHADALGTKIQAGVPVEMVVTARIAEELRNDPFRKKMEALLEHRHFRLYVAPAPLLIGLTVTDSFLSFGMCLRGSLKYDISSDLFSTDTKALAWGERLFSYYKDISEEFSLYPA, from the coding sequence GTGAACGATACGATGGACACCCTGGAGATATTTGCCCGCCACCACGACACCGTCCAGAGGATCTTCAGATCCCGGCTTCTTCTGCAGATCCTGCTCTCACTGGGGAAAGGGAGCAAAACCCTCGCAGATCTCCGCAGCGTTACCGGAAGCACCTCGCAGTCGATTCTCCCCAGGATCCGGTTCCTGGAGGAGAGACATTATATCGAGAGCCGCAACGACGGCTACGCCCTGACCCCTCAGGGAAAGGTGCTCTCGTCGCAGATCCAGGATTACCTGAGATCAACGATTCTTTTTGACAAAAACCCAAAATTCTGGTCTTCGCATTATCTTGAAGCCATACCGGAACCCTTTCTCTGCGACATCGGCGACCTCGCCGATTCAGAGATCGTGGAGAGTTCAGATGCAGATATCTTCTCAGTCATCCAGTATTTTTTCGAGATGATGAAAGACGCATCGTGGATCCATATCATCTCCTCGTTTATGAGCCATCCCCATGCCGATGCCCTCGGGACAAAGATACAGGCGGGCGTGCCCGTAGAGATGGTGGTCACCGCCAGAATTGCAGAAGAACTCAGGAACGATCCGTTCCGGAAAAAGATGGAGGCGCTTCTGGAGCACCGGCACTTCAGACTCTATGTGGCCCCGGCCCCCCTCCTCATCGGGCTGACGGTGACCGACTCCTTCCTCTCCTTCGGGATGTGCCTGAGGGGGAGCCTGAAATACGACATCTCAAGCGACCTTTTCAGCACCGACACAAAGGCCCTGGCCTGGGGAGAGCGGCTTTTTTCGTATTATAAAGATATTTCAGAGGAATTTTCGCTCTATCCTGCCTGA
- a CDS encoding IS1634 family transposase, with translation MKPLTRIKRIKGKEYWYEDTPYYDPETKQIRHKSRYLGKNIDGKPVKVRTETAGASIASVPTNAYSHGPFLPLLAIIKDLHLDDYLSSLTSEIETNVILALSMNRVVRPLAMHLVASWYEDTSLFLTKPDLPLSSQRISELLFEIGESGVPDAFMTSLLRGIGTDSTLIYDITSLSSYSRLIPLLEHGYNRDGLDLPQINFSLIFDTEHAIPVMYDIYPGSIVDVVTLKNTVHRLGAHGIHNYTMVLDRGFFSQGNLEELLQEEISFVIPAPLTLKQVKEVLTEAQRDLESPQYLQIYQQDPIFVKPVTLTIQGSVVFGFCYYDLKREQTERNLFYIRLHDLKAKLESSRIPGWRRPEEVFKERAGKMANYFSWQVVDNRFQVEIRKNAVSQRVNRMGKQIILAHSSLDWQECLTVYRERDAVEKAFRTLKQDIQVMPLNAKNESSMKGFLFVTFISLILRMRLLKWMKETGLMEDYTLEGMLLELAKIKKIKLANGEIMVTELSRRQRTILERLGLCA, from the coding sequence ATGAAACCCCTCACCCGGATCAAACGTATCAAAGGGAAGGAGTACTGGTACGAAGACACCCCCTACTACGACCCCGAAACAAAGCAGATCCGGCACAAATCCCGATATCTCGGGAAAAACATCGACGGAAAACCCGTCAAAGTACGGACCGAAACCGCCGGTGCATCCATCGCCTCCGTCCCCACAAACGCCTATTCTCACGGTCCGTTTCTGCCTCTCCTGGCAATCATCAAGGACCTTCACCTGGACGATTATCTCTCATCATTGACAAGCGAGATCGAAACAAACGTCATTTTAGCACTCTCCATGAACCGGGTCGTGCGGCCGCTGGCCATGCACCTGGTCGCGTCGTGGTACGAAGATACCTCCCTCTTCCTGACAAAACCGGACCTCCCCCTCTCCAGCCAGCGGATCAGCGAACTCCTCTTCGAAATCGGTGAAAGCGGCGTTCCCGACGCTTTCATGACCTCCCTCCTCAGGGGCATCGGTACCGACTCAACCCTGATCTACGACATCACCAGCCTGTCAAGTTACTCCCGGCTCATCCCGCTCCTCGAACACGGCTATAATCGAGACGGCCTGGACCTGCCGCAGATCAACTTCTCACTCATCTTCGACACCGAGCATGCGATTCCGGTCATGTACGATATCTATCCCGGCAGCATCGTCGACGTTGTCACGCTGAAGAACACCGTCCACAGGCTCGGCGCGCATGGCATCCACAATTATACCATGGTCCTGGATCGCGGATTTTTCAGCCAGGGAAACCTGGAGGAACTCCTTCAGGAAGAGATATCCTTTGTCATTCCAGCCCCACTCACCCTCAAACAGGTGAAGGAAGTGCTGACGGAAGCACAGCGGGATCTCGAAAGCCCGCAGTACCTGCAGATATATCAGCAGGATCCGATCTTCGTGAAACCCGTTACCCTGACGATTCAGGGAAGTGTGGTTTTTGGATTCTGCTATTATGATCTGAAACGAGAGCAGACGGAACGCAACCTGTTCTACATTCGCCTGCATGACCTTAAAGCGAAACTCGAATCGAGTCGGATTCCCGGGTGGCGCAGGCCTGAAGAAGTATTCAAGGAGCGGGCGGGAAAGATGGCGAACTACTTTTCATGGCAGGTGGTCGACAACCGATTCCAGGTTGAGATCCGGAAGAATGCGGTCTCGCAGAGAGTAAACCGAATGGGAAAACAGATCATCCTCGCCCACAGTTCGCTCGACTGGCAGGAATGTCTCACGGTGTACCGGGAGCGCGACGCGGTGGAGAAGGCGTTCCGAACGTTGAAACAGGACATTCAGGTGATGCCCCTCAACGCGAAGAACGAGTCTTCGATGAAGGGATTTCTGTTTGTGACCTTCATCAGCCTGATCCTGAGGATGCGGTTGTTGAAGTGGATGAAGGAAACGGGGCTGATGGAGGACTATACGCTTGAGGGGATGCTGCTGGAACTGGCCAAGATCAAGAAGATCAAGCTCGCCAATGGTGAGATTATGGTGACGGAGCTCTCGCGGAGGCAGAGGACGATCCTTGAGAGGTTGGGACTATGTGCTTAA
- a CDS encoding ZIP family metal transporter, which translates to MIESFQALNPALQALLAGIFTWGMTAFGAAAVFLRQEIDRKVLDWMLGFAGGVMIAASFWSLLLPSIEMSSGSGLPEWIPAAAGFLAGGLFLRGIGMALPHLHPGRPSGETEGPTTSWHRLTLLILAVTIHNIPEGLAVGVAFGALAAGHETASLAAAFALALGIGIQNFPEGMAVSIPLRREGLTQMKSFWYGQLSGVVEPVAALFGAVAVIFAAPILPYALAFAAGAMIFVVVQDVVPESQMHGNADLATMGALVGFVVMMVLDVGLG; encoded by the coding sequence ATGATAGAATCGTTTCAGGCCCTCAATCCGGCACTGCAGGCGCTTCTTGCGGGCATCTTCACCTGGGGAATGACGGCGTTCGGAGCGGCGGCGGTCTTTCTCAGGCAGGAGATCGACCGGAAGGTGCTCGACTGGATGCTCGGCTTTGCCGGCGGGGTGATGATCGCCGCCTCGTTCTGGTCCCTGCTCCTCCCGTCGATCGAGATGTCCTCGGGGAGCGGGCTCCCCGAGTGGATCCCGGCCGCGGCCGGTTTTCTCGCCGGCGGTCTGTTTCTCAGGGGGATCGGCATGGCCCTGCCCCATCTCCATCCTGGTCGGCCCTCAGGGGAGACTGAAGGGCCGACGACATCCTGGCACCGGCTCACCCTCCTGATCCTTGCCGTCACGATCCACAACATCCCTGAAGGGCTTGCGGTCGGGGTCGCCTTCGGGGCGCTGGCGGCCGGTCACGAGACGGCAAGTCTTGCCGCCGCCTTCGCCCTCGCCCTCGGGATCGGGATCCAGAACTTCCCTGAAGGGATGGCGGTCTCCATCCCGTTGCGGCGGGAGGGGCTCACGCAGATGAAGAGTTTCTGGTACGGGCAGTTATCCGGCGTTGTCGAACCGGTCGCCGCCCTGTTCGGTGCGGTGGCGGTTATTTTTGCCGCCCCGATCCTCCCGTACGCCCTCGCCTTTGCTGCGGGCGCCATGATCTTTGTCGTCGTCCAGGATGTCGTGCCCGAGTCCCAGATGCATGGCAATGCCGACCTTGCCACCATGGGCGCCCTGGTGGGGTTTGTGGTGATGATGGTGCTGGACGTTGGGCTGGGGTGA
- a CDS encoding IS256 family transposase has translation MDPLALIEDYLSDNENGMKTLITWFLNQVMLLEALHQAGAEQYERTDARKAHRNGYKKRSLKTRYGETILQKPQFREFPFETQVFGRYSRVEKALENAIFESYLQGVSTRRIQEIVAHFGIEQLSPASVSRIAKDLDEQVHAFLQRPIEQEIPYLFVDASYYKVREGPRYITKALLVIAGVRMDGYREILGARITDCENEMFWSGLFEDLKERGLVGVKMVVSDGHAGIQKAAEAAFLGASWQMCSVHCTRAVLKNIPRKHQKEVAESLKEAYGDEERLQQLADDLNERGYRKAANTIERFIPGLMSYTAFPKEHAKRIRTTNMMERVNKELKRRTKVVGAFPNEESLLRLAGSILMDINEEWVTGRRYLTMEGE, from the coding sequence ATGGATCCCTTAGCGTTAATCGAAGATTATCTTTCCGATAATGAGAATGGCATGAAGACCCTCATCACCTGGTTCCTCAACCAGGTGATGCTGCTCGAAGCCCTCCACCAGGCGGGAGCCGAGCAGTATGAACGAACCGATGCGCGGAAGGCTCACCGAAACGGCTACAAGAAGCGCTCTCTAAAAACCCGATATGGAGAAACGATCCTCCAGAAACCACAATTCCGAGAGTTCCCCTTCGAAACACAGGTATTTGGACGCTATTCCCGGGTTGAGAAGGCTCTTGAGAATGCTATCTTTGAATCCTACCTTCAGGGAGTCTCAACCCGCCGGATCCAGGAGATTGTTGCTCATTTTGGCATCGAACAACTCTCTCCTGCTTCAGTATCCAGGATAGCAAAGGACCTCGATGAACAGGTCCATGCATTCCTTCAGAGGCCTATTGAACAGGAGATTCCCTATCTCTTTGTGGATGCTTCGTACTACAAAGTCAGAGAGGGACCACGCTACATCACCAAAGCTCTTCTGGTGATCGCCGGTGTTCGAATGGATGGCTACCGGGAAATCCTGGGAGCTAGAATCACTGATTGTGAAAATGAGATGTTCTGGTCGGGATTGTTCGAAGACCTCAAAGAACGAGGATTGGTGGGTGTCAAGATGGTTGTCTCAGATGGTCATGCCGGGATCCAGAAGGCGGCGGAAGCCGCCTTCCTCGGCGCATCGTGGCAGATGTGCTCGGTCCATTGCACCCGGGCGGTTTTAAAGAATATTCCACGGAAACATCAGAAAGAAGTTGCTGAGTCCTTGAAGGAGGCATATGGGGACGAGGAAAGACTTCAGCAGCTTGCAGATGATCTGAACGAACGAGGATATCGGAAAGCGGCCAATACGATCGAGAGATTCATCCCGGGACTTATGAGTTACACGGCGTTCCCGAAAGAGCACGCAAAGCGGATCCGAACGACGAACATGATGGAAAGAGTCAACAAGGAACTGAAACGGAGAACCAAAGTTGTAGGGGCCTTTCCCAATGAAGAGTCACTCCTCAGGCTGGCAGGATCCATCCTGATGGACATCAATGAGGAGTGGGTGACCGGCAGAAGATATTTGACGATGGAGGGGGAATGA
- a CDS encoding MarR family winged helix-turn-helix transcriptional regulator, with the protein MYQPRETVPLGALVSIIHRTHHIVIDERMRQFGLSSGQLFTLLHLAHEQGITQDTLARRFHVDKATIARAVRKLEDAGYVSRTVNPGNRRAVLVALTDAGERIVPEIVRIDRQWEEEICAGLTGDERLTMQTLLRKIARNSLTMTRATGDSDYAEHWTRTL; encoded by the coding sequence ATGTACCAGCCGCGCGAGACCGTCCCCCTCGGGGCCCTTGTCTCCATCATCCACCGGACCCACCACATCGTCATCGACGAGCGGATGAGACAGTTCGGCCTCTCCTCAGGGCAACTCTTCACCCTCCTCCACCTCGCGCACGAACAGGGGATCACCCAGGACACCCTGGCCCGCCGCTTCCACGTCGACAAGGCGACCATCGCCAGGGCCGTCCGGAAACTCGAGGACGCCGGATATGTCAGCCGCACCGTCAACCCCGGAAACCGTCGCGCAGTCCTCGTCGCTCTCACCGATGCAGGAGAGCGGATCGTACCCGAGATCGTCAGGATCGATCGGCAGTGGGAGGAAGAGATCTGCGCCGGACTCACCGGAGACGAACGCCTCACAATGCAGACACTCCTCAGGAAAATCGCACGCAACAGCCTCACCATGACCCGGGCAACAGGAGACAGCGACTATGCAGAACACTGGACAAGAACCCTCTGA